A genomic region of Mycolicibacterium poriferae contains the following coding sequences:
- a CDS encoding amidase, with protein sequence MPDVPPPRDRPGDRFPTLGEQLYQLANGTVTSVDLVRRSLEAIQASQSTLNAFRVVLTDQALADAAAADRLRASGRDTADRPLLGIPIAVKDDVDVAGVPTRFGAQGTIDPAGTDAEVVRRLRAAGAVIVGKTNTCELGQWPFTSGPAFGHTRNPWSREHTPGGSSGGSAAAVAAGLVAAAIGSDGAGSVRIPAAWTHLVGIKPQRGRISTWPLPEAFNGITVNGVLARTVADAALVFDAVAGNAPGDLHTPPPVTVSDYVSQAPGPLRVAISTKFAYAVFRPRLHPEIRTALDNVAGQLEQLGHTVTSADPDYDLRMSWNFLARSTSGIPQWIDRLGHRVELDERTRANARVGRLLSEHILRKARAHEAATQRRVGWIFNLADVVIAPTTALPPPQVHSFDGLSGLATDRAMIRACPATWPWNLLGWPSISVPAGFTSDGLPIGVQLMGPANSEPLLVSLAAALEALNGWATHQPRNWWDTRIAPPEPAPATTNLAAPDSVAGVVA encoded by the coding sequence ATGCCTGACGTTCCTCCCCCTCGAGACCGGCCCGGGGACCGCTTCCCCACCCTCGGCGAGCAGCTCTACCAGCTCGCCAACGGCACCGTGACGTCCGTCGACCTGGTCCGCAGGTCGCTGGAGGCAATCCAGGCCAGCCAGTCCACCCTCAACGCGTTCCGGGTGGTGCTCACCGACCAGGCACTCGCCGACGCCGCGGCAGCCGACCGGCTGCGCGCCTCGGGCCGTGACACCGCTGATCGTCCCCTGCTCGGCATCCCGATCGCGGTCAAGGACGACGTCGACGTCGCGGGCGTGCCCACCCGCTTCGGTGCGCAGGGCACCATCGACCCCGCCGGCACCGACGCCGAGGTGGTGCGTCGGCTGCGCGCCGCGGGAGCGGTGATCGTCGGCAAGACCAACACCTGTGAGCTCGGTCAGTGGCCGTTCACCAGCGGGCCGGCGTTCGGGCACACCCGCAACCCGTGGTCGCGTGAGCACACCCCGGGCGGCTCGTCCGGCGGTAGCGCGGCCGCGGTGGCCGCGGGCCTGGTCGCCGCGGCCATCGGCTCCGACGGCGCCGGCAGCGTGCGCATTCCGGCCGCCTGGACCCACCTGGTCGGCATCAAACCGCAGCGCGGGCGCATCTCGACGTGGCCGCTGCCCGAGGCGTTCAACGGCATCACCGTCAACGGAGTGCTGGCCCGCACGGTGGCCGACGCCGCCCTGGTGTTCGACGCCGTCGCCGGCAACGCCCCCGGCGACCTGCACACCCCGCCGCCGGTGACCGTGTCGGATTACGTGTCCCAGGCGCCCGGACCGCTGCGGGTGGCCATCTCGACCAAGTTCGCCTACGCGGTGTTCCGTCCCCGCCTCCACCCCGAGATCCGCACGGCCCTCGACAACGTCGCCGGCCAGCTCGAACAGCTCGGGCACACCGTGACCTCCGCCGACCCCGACTACGACCTGCGCATGTCATGGAACTTCCTGGCCCGGTCGACGTCCGGCATCCCGCAGTGGATCGATCGGCTGGGACACCGCGTCGAACTGGATGAACGCACCCGCGCCAACGCCAGGGTCGGCCGGCTGCTCTCCGAGCACATCCTGCGCAAAGCGCGCGCCCACGAGGCGGCCACGCAGCGTCGGGTCGGCTGGATCTTCAACCTGGCCGACGTGGTGATCGCGCCGACGACCGCGCTGCCGCCCCCGCAGGTGCACAGCTTCGACGGGCTCTCCGGCCTGGCCACCGACCGCGCGATGATCCGGGCCTGCCCGGCGACGTGGCCGTGGAACCTGCTGGGTTGGCCGTCGATCAGCGTGCCCGCCGGGTTCACCTCCGACGGGCTGCCCATCGGTGTGCAGCTGATGGGGCCGGCCAACAGCGAACCGCTGCTGGTGTCGCTGGCCGCGGCGCTGGAGGCACTCAATGGCTGGGCGACCCATCAGCCGCGGAACTGGTGGGACACCCGGATCGCCCCGCCGGAGCCGGCCCCGGCCACCACGAATCTTGCCGCTCCCGACTCGGTGGCGGGCGTCGTCGCGTAA
- a CDS encoding CAP domain-containing protein — MILPAAAAFACAVAIPTVVAPAAQADNRRLNESVVVNVYTIQQHNDCETEIQINPQLQLAAEWHTKDVLNNRALNGDIGSDGSTPQDRARNAGFVGTVAETVAINPALAISGIEILNQWYYRPDYMAIMSNCANTQIGVWSENSLDRTVVVAVYGQPG, encoded by the coding sequence GTGATACTGCCTGCCGCGGCGGCGTTCGCGTGCGCCGTCGCCATTCCCACCGTCGTGGCGCCCGCCGCCCAGGCCGACAACCGGCGCCTCAACGAGAGCGTCGTGGTCAACGTCTACACGATCCAGCAGCACAACGACTGCGAGACCGAAATCCAGATCAATCCGCAGCTGCAGCTGGCCGCGGAATGGCACACCAAGGACGTGCTCAACAACCGGGCCCTCAACGGCGACATCGGTTCCGACGGCTCCACGCCCCAGGACCGTGCCCGCAACGCGGGCTTCGTCGGCACGGTCGCCGAGACGGTGGCGATCAACCCGGCGCTGGCGATCAGTGGGATCGAGATCCTCAACCAGTGGTACTACCGGCCCGACTACATGGCGATCATGTCGAACTGCGCCAACACCCAGATCGGGGTGTGGTCGGAGAACAGCCTGGACCGCACCGTCGTCGTCGCGGTCTACGGCCAGCCCGGCTAG
- the era gene encoding GTPase Era: protein MSEFRSGFVCFVGRPNTGKSTLTNALVGSKVAITSNRPQTTRHTIRGIVHRDDFQIVLVDTPGLHRPRTLLGQRLNDLVKDTYSEVDVIGLCIPADEKIGPGDRWIYEQIRAVAPRTTVIAIVTKIDKVSKDRVAEQLMAVADLVGPDTDIVPVSATSGAQLDVLVGVLVGQLPPGPAFYPDGELTDEPEEVLMAELIREAALEGVRDELPHSLAVVIDEVEQRPGRPEDDPLIDVYAILYVERESQKGIVIGKGGARLREVGTAARTQIEKLLGTKVFLDLRVKIAKNWQRDPKQLGRLGF, encoded by the coding sequence ATGAGCGAATTCCGTTCCGGCTTCGTCTGTTTCGTCGGCAGGCCCAACACCGGCAAGTCCACCTTGACCAATGCCCTGGTCGGCAGCAAGGTCGCGATCACCTCCAACCGCCCGCAGACCACCCGCCACACCATCCGCGGCATCGTGCACCGCGACGATTTCCAGATCGTGCTGGTCGACACTCCGGGACTGCACCGGCCCCGGACACTGCTCGGTCAGCGGCTCAACGACCTGGTCAAGGACACCTATTCCGAGGTGGACGTGATCGGGCTGTGCATCCCCGCCGACGAGAAGATCGGCCCCGGCGACCGATGGATCTACGAACAGATCCGGGCGGTGGCGCCGCGAACGACGGTGATCGCGATCGTCACCAAGATCGACAAGGTGTCCAAGGACAGGGTCGCCGAACAGTTGATGGCCGTGGCCGACCTGGTCGGGCCCGACACCGACATTGTGCCGGTGTCGGCGACCTCGGGTGCTCAGCTCGACGTGCTCGTCGGTGTCCTGGTGGGGCAGCTTCCGCCCGGCCCGGCGTTCTACCCCGACGGTGAGCTGACCGACGAACCCGAAGAAGTACTGATGGCCGAGCTGATCCGCGAGGCCGCACTCGAGGGTGTGCGCGACGAGCTGCCGCATTCGCTGGCCGTGGTCATCGATGAGGTCGAGCAGCGGCCCGGCCGCCCCGAGGACGACCCGTTGATCGACGTGTACGCCATCCTCTACGTGGAGCGGGAGTCGCAGAAGGGCATCGTGATCGGCAAAGGGGGGGCGAGGCTGCGCGAGGTCGGCACCGCCGCGCGCACCCAGATCGAGAAGCTCTTGGGCACCAAGGTCTTTCTCGACCTGCGGGTGAAGATCGCCAAGAACTGGCAGCGCGACCCGAAACAACTGGGCCGCCTCGGGTTCTAG
- a CDS encoding cytidine deaminase has product MSELDAEDAKLVVLARGAMARAEATSGAAVRDLDGRTYAGAPVGLAALPLTALQAALAAAVSSGATGLEAAVLVGGGADDPGVAAVREMAPAAAVIVTDRAGQPL; this is encoded by the coding sequence ATGAGTGAGCTCGACGCCGAGGACGCCAAACTGGTGGTGCTCGCCCGTGGCGCTATGGCGCGGGCAGAGGCGACCAGCGGGGCCGCGGTGCGCGACCTCGACGGCCGCACGTATGCCGGAGCGCCCGTCGGGCTGGCGGCTCTGCCGCTGACCGCACTGCAGGCCGCGCTCGCCGCGGCGGTGTCCAGCGGCGCGACCGGCCTGGAGGCGGCCGTGCTCGTCGGAGGCGGGGCCGACGATCCCGGTGTGGCCGCGGTGCGGGAGATGGCCCCTGCGGCGGCGGTGATCGTCACCGACCGGGCGGGCCAGCCACTGTGA
- a CDS encoding hemolysin family protein, protein MSGLGQLIGAIVLVAFGGLFAATDAALSTVSMARVEELVRDERPGAVRLSRVMGERPRFINLIVLLRITCEVSATVLLAAYLDGHLGVTWGLVAAAAIMVVVSFVVIGVGPRTVGRQNAYTIALVTALPLQAFSVLLLPLSRLLVLIGNAVTPGRGFRNGPFASEIELREVVDLAQQRGVVADDERRMIQSVFELGDTPAREVMVPRTEMVWIESDKTAGQATSLAVRSGHSRIPVIGENVDDVVGVVYLKDLVQRTYYSTRGGRDTSVAEVMRAPVFVPDSKPLDELLREMQRDRNHMALLVDEYGAIAGLVTIEDVLEEIVGEIADEYDTDEVAPIEELGDNQYRVSSRLSIEDLGELYDVEFDDDLDVDTVGGLLALELGRVPLPGAEVNWDGLLLRAEGGPDPRGRVRIGTVLVSRVEPEPEDDEQDSE, encoded by the coding sequence GTGAGCGGCCTGGGACAACTCATCGGCGCCATCGTGCTGGTCGCCTTCGGCGGACTGTTCGCCGCCACCGACGCGGCGCTGAGCACGGTGTCGATGGCGCGTGTCGAAGAGCTGGTGCGCGACGAACGCCCGGGCGCGGTGCGGCTGTCACGGGTGATGGGGGAACGACCCCGTTTCATCAACCTCATCGTGCTGCTGCGCATCACCTGCGAAGTCAGTGCCACGGTGCTGCTCGCCGCCTACCTCGACGGCCACCTCGGGGTGACCTGGGGCCTGGTCGCCGCCGCGGCGATCATGGTGGTGGTCAGCTTCGTCGTCATCGGCGTCGGCCCCCGCACCGTCGGCAGGCAGAACGCCTACACCATCGCCTTGGTGACGGCGCTTCCGCTGCAGGCGTTCTCGGTGCTGCTGCTGCCGCTGAGTCGCCTGCTGGTGTTGATCGGCAACGCCGTCACCCCCGGACGCGGTTTCCGCAACGGTCCGTTCGCCTCGGAGATCGAACTGCGCGAGGTCGTCGACCTGGCCCAGCAGCGCGGCGTGGTCGCCGACGACGAACGCCGGATGATCCAGTCGGTCTTCGAACTCGGCGACACCCCGGCGCGCGAGGTCATGGTTCCCCGCACCGAGATGGTGTGGATCGAAAGTGACAAGACCGCCGGTCAAGCGACCTCCCTGGCGGTACGCAGCGGGCACTCCCGCATCCCGGTGATCGGGGAGAACGTCGACGACGTCGTCGGTGTCGTCTATCTCAAGGACCTTGTGCAGCGGACGTACTACTCGACCCGCGGTGGCCGCGACACCTCGGTGGCCGAGGTCATGCGCGCGCCGGTCTTCGTGCCCGACTCCAAGCCACTCGACGAACTGCTGCGCGAGATGCAGCGCGACCGCAACCACATGGCGCTGTTGGTCGACGAGTACGGCGCGATCGCCGGCCTCGTGACCATCGAAGACGTGCTCGAGGAGATCGTCGGCGAGATCGCCGACGAGTACGACACCGACGAGGTCGCTCCCATCGAGGAGCTCGGCGACAACCAGTACCGGGTGTCGTCGCGGCTGTCCATCGAGGACCTCGGTGAGCTCTACGATGTCGAATTCGACGACGACCTCGACGTCGACACCGTCGGCGGTCTGCTGGCGCTGGAGCTGGGCCGGGTGCCTCTGCCCGGTGCGGAGGTGAACTGGGACGGGTTGCTGCTGCGCGCCGAGGGCGGCCCGGACCCGCGTGGCCGGGTCCGCATCGGCACCGTGCTGGTCAGCCGGGTCGAGCCCGAACCCGAGGACGACGAACAGGACAGCGAATGA
- the ybeY gene encoding rRNA maturation RNase YbeY: protein MSIEVSNESGIDVSEEELISVARFVIRKMDVNPAAELSMVLLDSAAMADLHMRWMDLPGPTDVMSFPMDELEPGGRPDAPEPGPAMLGDIVLCPEFAGKQAADQGHSLGQELALLTVHGVLHLLGYDHAEPDEEKEMFALQRELLEEWVAEQVQAYHLDRQTEKDRRLLDKSRYFDDIVERDQL from the coding sequence ATGAGCATTGAGGTGTCCAACGAATCGGGCATCGACGTTTCCGAAGAGGAACTGATCAGCGTCGCCCGATTCGTGATCCGCAAGATGGACGTCAACCCCGCCGCCGAACTGTCGATGGTGCTGCTCGACAGCGCGGCGATGGCCGACCTGCACATGCGCTGGATGGACCTACCCGGTCCGACCGACGTGATGAGCTTTCCGATGGACGAACTCGAGCCCGGCGGACGTCCCGACGCGCCGGAGCCCGGGCCGGCCATGCTCGGCGACATCGTGCTGTGCCCGGAGTTCGCCGGCAAGCAGGCCGCCGACCAGGGACATTCGCTGGGCCAGGAACTGGCCCTGCTCACCGTGCACGGGGTGCTGCACCTGCTCGGGTACGACCACGCCGAACCGGACGAGGAAAAAGAGATGTTCGCGCTGCAGCGTGAGCTGCTCGAGGAGTGGGTGGCCGAACAGGTGCAGGCCTATCACCTGGACCGCCAGACCGAGAAGGACCGCAGGCTGCTCGACAAGTCCCGCTATTTCGATGACATCGTCGAACGCGACCAGCTGTGA